The Bacillus sp. Y1 genome has a window encoding:
- the ftsX gene encoding permease-like cell division protein FtsX — translation MKARTIRRHMKESVKNLGRNGWMTFASVSAVTVTLILVGVFLVIMMNLNKVADSIEEDVEIRVHIDIAATKEDQAALEEQIKSLSKVESVTFSAKEDELDNLIASLGEEGEVFNLFEQDNPLNDVFIVKAKNPTDTMNVAKQIDKFEYTTKVKYGQGSVEKLFSFLSVSRNVGLVLIVGLLFTAMFLISNTIKITIIARRREIEIMRLVGATNSFIRWPFFLEGLMLGVLGSIIPIAMISVLYTKAYDYIAPRLEGNFIQILDVNPFIFQVAGILVIMGAFIGIWGSLMSVRKFLKI, via the coding sequence ATGAAAGCTAGAACGATCCGTCGTCACATGAAAGAAAGCGTCAAAAATCTTGGTCGTAACGGCTGGATGACATTTGCATCTGTTAGTGCCGTAACGGTCACTTTGATTCTTGTTGGCGTGTTTTTAGTAATTATGATGAACCTGAATAAGGTAGCCGATTCGATTGAAGAAGACGTGGAAATCCGCGTTCATATAGATATTGCAGCAACGAAAGAAGACCAAGCAGCGCTTGAGGAACAGATTAAGAGTCTCTCGAAAGTGGAAAGTGTCACCTTCTCTGCAAAAGAGGACGAACTTGATAATTTAATTGCAAGTCTTGGAGAAGAAGGGGAAGTATTTAACCTTTTTGAGCAAGACAATCCTTTAAATGATGTCTTTATCGTCAAAGCGAAAAATCCTACTGATACGATGAATGTCGCGAAACAAATTGATAAATTTGAATACACCACAAAGGTGAAATATGGACAAGGCTCTGTTGAAAAGCTATTTAGCTTTTTATCTGTCAGCCGCAACGTAGGTCTTGTGCTAATTGTTGGTTTGCTTTTTACAGCGATGTTCCTCATTTCTAACACGATTAAAATTACGATTATTGCTCGTAGACGTGAAATTGAAATTATGCGCTTAGTGGGAGCAACGAACTCGTTTATTCGTTGGCCGTTTTTCCTAGAAGGACTAATGCTCGGAGTACTGGGTTCGATTATTCCAATCGCGATGATTTCCGTGTTATATACAAAGGCATATGATTATATCGCACCAAGATTAGAGGGCAATTTTATTCAAATATTAGATGTGAATCCATTTATTTTCCAAGTGGCTGGAATCCTTGTGATCATGGGAGCCTTTATTGGAATTTGGGGAAGCTTAATGTCCGTACGTAAATTCTTAAAAATATAA
- a CDS encoding murein hydrolase activator EnvC family protein has translation MKKQITYVTLAAAIGFGSVLISPVKANTIENLQEEKSQIQDEKSEVDSQLEEAEQKLSENQAQQDNIQAQIKEIDMKVTDTENKIAEKNVEIENTKAEIETLKAEIVVLEERIAKRNELLKDRARNFQENGSMVSYIDVLMGAQSFSDFIDRMSAVATIVEADQDILREHQADKEELEAKKKEVEDKLAGLEKMLADLEGMKQSLESQKAEKDKLMASLQQEETELHNHKMALAEEQSILANQAAAMQKAIQMEQERQAAAAAAAAAAAAAAANNSSGGGSTESSGGGSSVSAPAVSGGSFTRPSAGYLSSGFGVRWGKLHAGVDLAAKGTVPIVSAADGVVIRSYYSSSYGNAVFIAHSINGQTYTTVYAHMSSRAVGEGQVVSKGQFIGNMGNTGDSYGQHLHFELHRGGWNASKSNAVNPVGIVPL, from the coding sequence GTGAAAAAACAGATAACATATGTCACACTTGCTGCTGCAATAGGTTTCGGAAGTGTTCTTATCTCTCCAGTAAAGGCGAATACAATCGAAAACCTTCAGGAAGAAAAGAGCCAAATTCAAGACGAAAAATCAGAAGTAGATTCACAGCTAGAGGAAGCGGAACAAAAGCTTTCTGAAAATCAAGCCCAACAGGATAATATTCAAGCTCAAATTAAAGAGATTGATATGAAGGTAACTGATACAGAAAATAAGATTGCTGAAAAAAACGTAGAAATTGAGAATACAAAGGCTGAAATTGAAACGTTAAAAGCAGAAATCGTTGTTCTAGAAGAACGTATTGCCAAGAGAAATGAATTGCTAAAGGACCGTGCTCGTAACTTCCAGGAAAACGGAAGTATGGTTAGTTATATTGATGTATTGATGGGAGCACAGAGCTTTTCAGACTTTATCGACCGCATGAGTGCGGTAGCAACCATTGTGGAAGCTGACCAAGATATTTTAAGAGAGCATCAAGCAGATAAAGAAGAACTAGAAGCGAAGAAAAAAGAAGTAGAGGACAAGCTTGCTGGATTAGAAAAAATGCTTGCTGATCTCGAAGGAATGAAGCAGAGCCTTGAATCACAAAAGGCTGAAAAGGACAAGTTAATGGCCTCTCTTCAACAAGAAGAGACTGAACTTCATAACCATAAAATGGCGTTAGCAGAAGAGCAATCGATTCTAGCTAATCAAGCAGCTGCGATGCAAAAAGCCATTCAAATGGAGCAAGAACGCCAAGCGGCTGCTGCAGCTGCAGCAGCGGCGGCTGCAGCAGCTGCAGCAAACAATTCGTCAGGCGGCGGTAGTACAGAAAGTAGCGGCGGAGGAAGTTCCGTTTCAGCTCCAGCTGTATCGGGTGGATCTTTCACAAGACCATCAGCGGGTTACCTATCCTCAGGATTTGGTGTTCGTTGGGGTAAATTGCATGCAGGGGTCGATCTTGCAGCGAAAGGAACGGTTCCAATTGTATCCGCAGCTGACGGTGTAGTTATTCGCTCGTATTATTCATCTAGCTACGGAAATGCGGTATTTATTGCCCACTCTATTAACGGTCAAACGTATACAACGGTGTACGCTCATATGAGCAGCCGTGCTGTTGGTGAAGGACAAGTCGTGTCTAAAGGTCAGTTCATTGGAAACATGGGTAACACAGGTGATTCCTATGGCCAGCATTTACACTTCGAACTTCACCGTGGTGGATGGAATGCATCTAAGTCCAATGCGGTTAATCCGGTTGGAATTGTTCCACTATAA
- the ftsE gene encoding cell division ATP-binding protein FtsE, with translation MIQMKEVYKKYPNGVTAANGIDVDIQQGEFVYVVGPSGAGKSTFIKMMYREEKPTKGSIMINGINLATLRPSKVPLLRRNIGVVFQDFKLLPTLNVYENVAFALEVIEEQPKYIKKRVMETLDLVGLKHKARMLPTELSGGEQQRISIARSIVNAPKLVIADEPTGNLDPETSWEIMNIFEEINTRGTTIVMATHNKDIVNTIKHRVIAIESGKIVRDQMRGDYGYES, from the coding sequence ATGATACAAATGAAAGAAGTATATAAAAAATATCCAAACGGCGTTACTGCCGCTAATGGTATAGATGTAGATATACAGCAAGGTGAGTTTGTGTATGTGGTTGGGCCAAGTGGTGCGGGAAAGTCCACTTTTATTAAAATGATGTACCGCGAGGAAAAGCCCACAAAAGGTTCGATTATGATTAATGGAATCAATCTTGCCACCCTTAGACCCTCAAAAGTTCCACTGTTACGAAGAAATATTGGTGTGGTTTTCCAAGACTTTAAGCTACTTCCGACGTTGAATGTGTATGAAAATGTCGCGTTTGCACTTGAAGTTATCGAAGAACAGCCGAAATATATAAAGAAGCGAGTAATGGAGACGTTGGATCTCGTTGGCTTAAAGCATAAAGCGAGAATGCTTCCAACCGAGCTATCTGGTGGAGAGCAACAGCGTATTTCTATTGCCCGTTCGATTGTAAATGCACCCAAGCTTGTGATTGCCGATGAGCCGACAGGGAATCTTGATCCTGAGACTTCTTGGGAAATTATGAATATCTTTGAAGAGATTAACACAAGAGGGACAACCATCGTGATGGCGACTCATAATAAAGATATTGTTAACACGATTAAGCATCGAGTGATTGCGATTGAAAGTGGAAAAATTGTTAGAGATCAAATGCGAGGTGACTACGGCTATGAAAGCTAG
- a CDS encoding ABC transporter permease has translation MEVKVQQSVEQQDSGTIREKPTKKEKYKKIKKTIISQKYLQVMALLGVVWMFVFNYIPMYGLIIAFKEYSVIKTISEAPWVGLMQFKEFLQDENFWIVLKNTLGISLIKLLIGFPLPIVFALLLNELTSLKLKKAVQTISYLPHFISWVVLGGILTTWLADIGVINDIVLGLGLISERTNFLAEPDNFWTIIILSDIWKELGWSAIIYLAAIAGVSTELYESATIDGANRFQKMWYITLPSIRPTITILFILAVSGVLNSNFDQILILRNSLNESASNVIDTYVYQMGIQNARYSYATAVGLLKAIIAFILLLSANKITKKLSGTSLF, from the coding sequence ATGGAAGTCAAGGTACAGCAGTCAGTCGAACAACAAGACAGTGGCACCATTAGGGAAAAGCCCACAAAAAAAGAAAAATACAAAAAGATTAAAAAGACAATCATTTCTCAAAAATATTTGCAGGTAATGGCTTTGCTAGGTGTAGTTTGGATGTTTGTTTTCAACTATATACCAATGTATGGGTTGATCATTGCTTTTAAGGAATACAGTGTGATCAAAACAATTTCTGAAGCACCTTGGGTTGGGTTGATGCAGTTTAAAGAATTCCTGCAAGATGAGAATTTCTGGATTGTTTTAAAAAATACACTTGGAATCAGCTTAATTAAATTGTTAATTGGGTTTCCACTTCCAATTGTTTTTGCTCTTTTATTAAATGAACTTACTTCATTAAAGCTCAAGAAGGCGGTACAAACGATTTCGTACTTGCCTCACTTTATATCATGGGTAGTCCTTGGAGGAATTCTGACAACATGGCTTGCCGATATCGGTGTGATTAATGATATAGTACTAGGTCTTGGGTTAATCAGTGAAAGAACCAATTTCCTTGCTGAGCCCGATAACTTCTGGACTATCATCATTCTATCAGATATTTGGAAAGAGTTAGGTTGGTCAGCGATCATTTATCTTGCAGCAATTGCGGGTGTATCAACGGAACTATATGAATCTGCTACGATTGATGGAGCAAATCGTTTCCAAAAGATGTGGTACATCACATTGCCATCCATCCGTCCGACGATCACAATCCTTTTCATTCTTGCTGTAAGCGGTGTCTTAAATTCGAACTTTGATCAAATATTAATTCTTCGAAACTCCTTAAATGAAAGCGCATCAAATGTTATTGATACTTACGTCTACCAGATGGGTATTCAGAATGCTAGGTACTCTTATGCAACAGCTGTTGGATTACTGAAAGCAATTATTGCTTTTATTCTTCTTCTTTCTGCTAATAAGATTACAAAAAAATTAAGTGGAACATCATTATTTTAG
- a CDS encoding YitT family protein, producing MNRKKTSGVHPKAEVFLEYIYVLIGSAIVAVAFNLFLLPNQIASGGVSGISTILYSLFGFEPAIVQWTFNIPLFIAGVLLLGKNFGVKTLVGTIFLPLVVFFTNDYEPWTNDPLLGALFGGIGVGLGLGIVFRGKASTGGTDLAAQIINKYTGLTLGTCVAIIDGLIVLSAAIVFDIERGLYALIALYVTTKTIDLVQVGLGRSKMAMIITNHQAEVRECILNKIDRGVTKLSAYGGYTDHERPILMCVVHQTEFTKLKQLVKTIDPSAFVIVMDASEVLGEGFKRA from the coding sequence ATGAATCGAAAAAAGACATCTGGAGTCCATCCGAAGGCAGAAGTATTTTTAGAATACATATATGTACTAATCGGATCAGCAATTGTGGCGGTTGCCTTTAACTTATTTTTATTACCCAATCAAATTGCCTCTGGTGGGGTAAGTGGGATATCAACCATTCTTTATTCTCTATTTGGATTTGAACCAGCTATTGTTCAGTGGACTTTTAATATTCCTTTATTTATTGCTGGTGTTCTTTTACTAGGGAAGAATTTTGGTGTAAAAACGCTGGTAGGAACTATTTTCCTGCCATTGGTTGTTTTTTTTACGAATGATTACGAACCTTGGACGAATGATCCACTACTCGGAGCGTTGTTTGGAGGAATTGGAGTGGGGCTTGGATTAGGAATCGTGTTCCGCGGAAAGGCGTCAACCGGTGGAACGGATCTCGCCGCTCAGATTATTAACAAATACACAGGGCTTACACTTGGCACCTGCGTGGCAATTATTGATGGACTAATTGTTCTATCTGCTGCGATTGTGTTTGATATTGAACGAGGCTTGTATGCATTGATTGCCTTGTATGTAACAACGAAAACGATTGACCTGGTACAAGTTGGTCTTGGTCGTTCTAAGATGGCCATGATTATAACGAACCATCAGGCGGAAGTACGAGAATGCATTCTGAATAAAATCGACCGTGGTGTGACAAAACTATCAGCATACGGTGGTTATACTGATCACGAGCGGCCAATCCTTATGTGCGTCGTGCACCAAACAGAGTTCACGAAATTGAAACAACTAGTGAAAACCATTGACCCGTCTGCATTTGTCATCGTTATGGATGCTTCCGAGGTGCTCGGTGAGGGTTTCAAACGCGCCTAG
- the cccB gene encoding cytochrome c551, whose product MKKKLLALLMGTLFVLAACGGGEEASDDSTTASGGDAEKLYGQKCSSCHGGNLEGGVGPKLDAIGASLSKEDIENVIANGQGAMPKGLLQGEDASTVAEWLAGKK is encoded by the coding sequence ATGAAAAAGAAGCTTCTTGCACTATTGATGGGAACCTTATTTGTACTAGCTGCATGTGGCGGCGGTGAGGAAGCAAGCGATGACAGCACAACAGCTAGTGGCGGAGACGCTGAAAAGCTTTACGGGCAAAAATGCTCAAGCTGTCACGGTGGAAACCTCGAAGGAGGAGTAGGACCGAAGCTTGATGCCATCGGTGCTAGTCTATCAAAAGAAGATATTGAAAATGTAATTGCAAATGGCCAGGGCGCAATGCCAAAGGGACTTCTACAAGGCGAAGATGCTTCCACTGTTGCTGAATGGTTAGCTGGAAAGAAATAA